The proteins below are encoded in one region of Caulobacter henricii:
- the sseA gene encoding 3-mercaptopyruvate sulfurtransferase, whose protein sequence is MIQDPLVSTHWLRDHLDAPDVRIVDASWFMPGTPRDPQAEFLLNHIPGAVFFDIDEISDETSSLPHMLPSPIKFASRVRKLGLGDGSRIVVYDSLGILPAARVWWTFRAMGHEDTVVLDGGLPKWISEGHPVEDGPAMPQERHFTSRYQADIVRSVEQMKRNLETGREQVIDARPAGRFTGETPEPRAGLRGGHIPGSRNIPLGDMLAPDGTMLTPDKLAAVFATAGIDIGKPIAATCGSGITASVVALALARLGHPRAAVYDGSWTEWGGLADTPVVTGPA, encoded by the coding sequence ATGATCCAGGACCCCCTCGTCTCGACGCACTGGCTCCGCGACCATCTCGACGCCCCCGACGTCCGCATTGTCGATGCCTCCTGGTTCATGCCGGGGACGCCGCGCGATCCGCAGGCCGAATTCCTGCTGAACCACATCCCGGGTGCGGTCTTTTTCGATATCGACGAGATCTCGGACGAGACCTCTTCCCTGCCGCACATGCTGCCCAGCCCGATCAAGTTCGCCTCACGGGTTCGCAAGCTGGGTCTGGGCGATGGATCGCGGATCGTCGTCTATGACAGCCTGGGCATCCTGCCGGCCGCCCGCGTCTGGTGGACTTTCCGCGCCATGGGTCACGAGGACACCGTCGTACTGGACGGCGGCTTGCCCAAATGGATCAGCGAGGGCCACCCCGTCGAGGATGGACCGGCCATGCCGCAGGAGCGCCACTTCACCTCACGCTATCAGGCCGACATCGTCCGCTCGGTCGAGCAGATGAAGCGCAATCTTGAGACCGGCCGTGAGCAGGTGATCGACGCGCGGCCGGCCGGCCGTTTTACGGGCGAGACACCAGAACCCCGCGCGGGTCTGCGCGGCGGCCATATTCCCGGTTCTCGCAATATTCCTTTGGGTGACATGCTGGCCCCGGACGGAACCATGCTGACTCCAGACAAGCTGGCCGCGGTCTTCGCCACAGCCGGTATCGACATCGGCAAGCCAATCGCCGCGACCTGCGGTTCGGGCATCACCGCCTCGGTCGTGGCCCTGGCCCTGGCGCGCCTGGGCCATCCGCGTGCGGCGGTCTACGACGGGTCGTGGACCGAATGGGGCGGACTGGCCGATACACCGGTCGTCACCGGCCCGGCCTGA
- the metC gene encoding cystathionine beta-lyase, with protein MDEETRLIRTGASSTASAKTVNPLIQRGSTVLMPDAASLYDDDQINYGITGLASPAALQTALAELEGASNVTLYPSGLAAITGALLAVLKAGDEILVVDSAYKPTRRFCDRLLGRFGVATTYYDPALTSDQLMALASARTRLILLETPGSLTFDMQDIPAIAAAAKARGILTLIDNTWAAGLYFKPLTHGVTLSVQALTKYVGGHSDCFMGSVATCDPTIAKALDDAMWDIGWSVSADDAYTMLRGLRTMATRLPRHHENGLAVARWLQQRPEVARVLHPALPDDPGHVLWKRDFTGACGLFGVVLKPAPEKAVHAFLNALRLFGLGFSWGGYESLAIHCDPQLHSRSFPVELEGPLLRLHIGLEAPADLIIDLERGFAALNSQA; from the coding sequence ATGGATGAAGAAACCCGCCTGATCCGCACCGGCGCGTCATCGACTGCCTCAGCCAAAACCGTCAACCCGTTGATCCAGCGCGGTTCAACGGTGCTGATGCCCGATGCGGCGTCGCTCTATGATGACGACCAGATCAACTACGGGATCACGGGTCTGGCCTCACCGGCCGCCCTGCAGACGGCCTTGGCCGAGCTGGAAGGCGCGTCGAACGTGACCCTCTATCCTTCGGGGCTGGCGGCGATCACCGGAGCGCTGCTCGCAGTTCTGAAGGCGGGTGACGAAATCCTCGTCGTCGACAGCGCCTACAAGCCGACCCGCCGGTTCTGCGACCGGCTGTTGGGCCGCTTCGGCGTCGCGACCACCTATTATGACCCTGCCCTGACATCCGATCAGCTTATGGCGCTGGCATCGGCCAGGACCCGGCTGATCCTGCTGGAAACGCCCGGCTCCCTGACTTTCGACATGCAGGATATCCCGGCTATTGCGGCGGCCGCCAAGGCACGTGGCATCCTGACCCTGATCGACAATACCTGGGCGGCAGGACTCTATTTCAAGCCCCTGACCCACGGCGTCACACTCAGTGTTCAGGCCCTGACGAAATATGTCGGAGGTCATTCGGACTGCTTCATGGGCTCGGTGGCGACCTGCGACCCGACCATCGCCAAGGCGCTAGACGACGCCATGTGGGATATCGGCTGGTCCGTGTCGGCGGACGACGCCTACACCATGTTGCGCGGCCTGCGCACCATGGCCACCCGCCTGCCCCGTCACCACGAAAACGGCCTTGCCGTCGCCCGATGGCTGCAACAACGGCCAGAGGTGGCGCGGGTGCTGCATCCCGCCCTGCCCGACGATCCAGGCCATGTGCTCTGGAAGCGCGACTTCACCGGCGCCTGCGGCCTGTTTGGCGTGGTGCTCAAACCTGCCCCCGAAAAGGCGGTCCATGCCTTCCTCAACGCCCTGCGCCTTTTCGGTCTCGGCTTTTCCTGGGGCGGTTACGAGAGCCTGGCCATCCATTGCGATCCGCAATTGCACAGCCGCTCTTTCCCCGTCGAGCTGGAAGGCCCATTGCTGCGCCTGCATATCGGTCTGGAAGCCCCGGCCGACCTCATCATTGATCTGGAGCGCGGGTTCGCCGCTCTGAACAGTCAGGCCTAA
- a CDS encoding cysteine synthase A, whose product MTAKASVSPSVLDAIGNTPLIRLHRASEATGCEILGKAEFMNPGQSVKDRAALGIIRDAEARGLLKPGGRIVEGTAGNTGIGLAMVASALGYKTTIVIPRTQSQEKKDAIRLLGAELVEVDAVPYSNPDNYVRYSGRLAEELAATEPNGVIWANQFDNVANRQAHYLTTGPEIFDQTEGKVDGFICAVGSGGTLAGVAAALRERKPSVKIGLADPHGASLYSWFRDGELKSEGTSISEGIGQGRVTANLEGLVVDHPFRISDEDMLKVIFDLVEHEGLCLGGSAGINIAGAIELARVMGPGHTIVTILCDHGSRYQSKLFNPAFLAERGLPTPGWM is encoded by the coding sequence ATGACTGCTAAAGCCAGCGTCTCCCCCAGTGTTCTGGACGCCATCGGCAATACGCCCCTGATCCGCCTGCATCGCGCCAGCGAGGCGACGGGCTGCGAAATCCTGGGCAAGGCCGAGTTCATGAACCCCGGCCAGTCGGTCAAGGACCGTGCGGCCCTGGGCATCATCCGCGATGCCGAAGCCAGGGGACTGCTCAAGCCCGGCGGACGGATCGTCGAGGGCACGGCCGGCAATACCGGGATCGGCCTGGCCATGGTCGCCTCGGCCCTGGGCTACAAGACCACCATCGTCATCCCCCGCACCCAGAGCCAGGAGAAGAAGGACGCCATTCGTCTGCTCGGCGCTGAACTGGTCGAGGTGGACGCGGTTCCCTATTCAAACCCCGACAACTATGTCCGCTATTCCGGTCGCCTGGCCGAGGAACTTGCCGCGACCGAACCCAATGGCGTGATCTGGGCCAATCAGTTCGACAATGTCGCCAACCGCCAGGCGCATTACCTGACTACAGGCCCTGAAATCTTTGACCAGACAGAGGGTAAGGTCGATGGCTTCATCTGCGCCGTTGGGTCAGGCGGCACCCTGGCCGGGGTCGCAGCGGCCCTGCGCGAGCGCAAGCCCTCGGTGAAGATCGGTCTGGCTGATCCGCACGGGGCCTCGCTCTACAGCTGGTTCCGGGACGGCGAACTGAAGTCGGAAGGTACCTCGATCAGCGAGGGCATCGGCCAGGGCCGCGTCACTGCCAATCTCGAGGGCCTGGTCGTCGACCATCCTTTCCGGATCAGTGACGAGGACATGCTCAAGGTCATATTCGATCTCGTCGAGCATGAGGGCCTGTGCCTGGGCGGCTCGGCCGGGATCAATATCGCCGGCGCAATCGAACTGGCGCGGGTCATGGGTCCCGGCCACACCATTGTGACCATTCTTTGCGATCACGGCTCACGCTACCAGAGCAAGCTGTTCAATCCGGCCTTCCTGGCCGAGAGGGGTCTGCCAACGCCTGGCTGGATGTAA
- a CDS encoding DUF1697 domain-containing protein, protein MTTHIALLRSVSPGGQKPIETETFVALLTDLGLPNARAVSGAGNLVFDSPDRTGAELQAFLETEIQSRLGLRTDVYVRSAQAWAAIISANPFVEFAESDPGLLMTLFLKDPPDKKIIGALRTKLSEGQQLRVESRQFYVTYPTGLGGSKFGNSTVEKALATRITSRSWTVVQAIGADLVGESADFAPASSQ, encoded by the coding sequence ATGACCACCCATATCGCCCTGTTGCGCAGCGTAAGCCCTGGCGGTCAGAAGCCCATCGAAACAGAAACCTTCGTGGCCCTGCTGACGGACCTGGGCCTGCCCAATGCCCGGGCCGTAAGTGGCGCCGGCAATCTGGTGTTCGACAGTCCGGACCGCACCGGTGCCGAGCTGCAGGCCTTTCTTGAAACCGAAATCCAGTCACGGCTGGGTCTTCGGACCGACGTCTATGTTCGCTCCGCCCAGGCCTGGGCCGCCATCATCTCGGCCAATCCGTTTGTCGAATTTGCCGAAAGTGATCCCGGGCTGCTGATGACCCTGTTTCTCAAGGATCCGCCGGACAAGAAGATCATCGGCGCCCTGCGCACCAAACTCTCGGAGGGCCAGCAACTCCGGGTCGAAAGCCGCCAGTTCTATGTCACCTATCCCACCGGGCTCGGCGGATCGAAGTTCGGCAACAGCACTGTCGAGAAGGCCCTGGCGACCCGGATCACCAGCCGCTCCTGGACGGTTGTTCAAGCCATCGGTGCGGATCTGGTCGGCGAGTCTGCCGATTTCGCTCCCGCCAGCAGCCAGTAG